A DNA window from Brassica napus cultivar Da-Ae chromosome A4, Da-Ae, whole genome shotgun sequence contains the following coding sequences:
- the LOC106446030 gene encoding protein PTST, chloroplastic: MLLPATQKYFNLLSRVLFVFFTRPSVSPNQFITRLFCYNMKHFCTIQGCVPRMEFGFLRHCLEQNLTLSWNLKASSLATTSYLQRLPLSMVASSRNHYYKNSLLLKRYLVRVGSSTEEEHSLSQDSLDDSVSRPLTSDELKSLLIDNQRSKLVKKLSEANQHNRFLKRQLKTQEDEITNIKSELAIMELEVQALVNLAEEIANLGIPQGSRKISGKYIQSHLLSRLDAVHNKLKEQIKDVEAAQSKEVNVFWIGMAESVQVMGSFDGWSQPEDLSPEYTASFTKFSTTLVLRPGRYEMKFLVDGEWQISREFPTSGEGMLENNVLVVE, translated from the exons ATGTTGCTGCCAGCCACacagaaatattttaatttactttCTCGAGTTTTGTTCGTCTTCTTCACTCGTCCATCAGTCTCTCCAAATCAGTTTATCACTCGCCTTTTCTGCTACAATATGAAGCACTTCTGTACAATTCAAG GTTGTGTACCCAGAATGGAATTTGGATTTTTAAG ACATTGTCTTGAGCAAAATCTCACTCTTTCATGGAACTTAAAGGCATCAAGTTTGGCCACAACTTCATATCTCCAGAGACTTCCTTTATCTATGGTAGCTTCTTCACGAAATCATTACTACAAGAACAGTTTGCTCTTGAAGAGATATTTAGTCCGTGTCGGCAGCAGCACTGAGGAGGAACACTCATTGTCACAAGATTCACTCGATGACTCTGTTTCTAGACCTCTCACTAGTGACGAG TTGAAGTCGTTGCTCATCGATAACCAGAGATCGAAGCTTGTTAAGAAGTTGAGTGAAGCTAATCAACATAACCGCTTCCTCAAGCGTCAG CTTAAAACACAGGAGGACGAGATAACTAACATCAAAAGTGAGCTTGCAATCATGGAGCTCGAAGTTCAG GCTCTGGTCAACTTGGCAGAAGAAATAGCAAATCTTGGTATTCCACAAGGGTCTAGAAAGATTAGCGGAAAGTACATTCAATCACACCTTCTCTCTCGTTTAGatg CTGTTCATAATAAGCTGAAGGAACAAATAAAAGACGTGGAAGCTGCACAATCCAAGGAAGTTAATGTCTTCTGGATTGGTATGGCAGAG AGTGTACAAGTAATGGGATCTTTCGATGGATGGAGCCAACCTGAGGATCTATCACCCGAGTACACAGCTTCTTTTACTAAATTTTCCACCACATTAGTCCTTCGTCCTGGGCG GTATGAGATGAAGTTCTTAGTGGATGGAGAATGGCAGATCTCACGTGAGTTTCCTACTTCCGGAGAAGGAATGTTGGAGAACAATGTTCTAGTGGTGGAATAG
- the LOC106446029 gene encoding protease Do-like 8, chloroplastic, translating to MQVIASCSLRPDAFTPSENDFVGRRQLLSSACSRISQGDVVSDRPASSVKIGRDWKSSLNELAMKSVPRRIWLTSVFMNLCCNPSRYLSALALGDPSVATVEDVIPPVVFPAGPLFPTEGRIVQLFEKNTYSVVNIFDVTLRPQLKMTGVVEIPEGNGSGVVWDEQGYIVTNYHVIGNALSRNPSPGDVVGRVNILASDGVQKNFEGKLVGADRAKDLAVLKVEAPETLLKPIRVGQSNSLKVGQQCLAIGNPFGFDHTLTVGVISGLNRDIFSQTGVTIGGGIQTDAAINPGNSGGPLLDSKGNLIGINTAIYTQTGTSAGVGFAIPSSTVLKIVPQLIQFSKVLRAGINIELAPDQVANQLNVRNGALVLQVPGDSLAAKAGLRPTSRGFAGNIVLGDIIVAVDDKPVKSKAELMKVLDEYSVGDKVKLAIKRGSDDLELQISLEEKSS from the exons ATGCAGGTGATTGCGTCCTGCTCTTTGCGACCTGATGCGTTCACTCCCTCCGAGAATGATTTCGTGGGTCGACGACAGCTTCTCTCCTCCGCATGCTCCAGAATCTCCCAAGGCGACGTCGTTTCAGACCGACCAGCTTCTTCAGTGAA GATTGGTCGAGATTGGAAGTCGAGTTTGAATGAGTTAGCCATGAAAAGTGTCCCAAGGCGAATCTGGTTGACAAGTGTATTCATGAATCTGTGCTGTAATCCTTCAAGGTACTTATCAG CACTAGCACTTGGCGATCCATCTGTTGCCACAGTTGAAGATGTAATCCCACCTGTTGTTTTCCCAGCTGGACCTCTCTTCCCTACCGAG GGGAGAATTGTTCAACTGTTTGAGAAAAATACTTACTCCGTTGTCAACATATTTGATGTGACATTACGCCCTCAGCTCAAAATGACGGGTGTGGTTGAG ATACCTGAAGGAAATGGCTCTGGAGTAGTTTGGGATGAACAGGGATACATTGTGACAAATTATCACG TTATTGGCAATGCTCTTTCAAGAAATCCAAGCCCTGGTGATGTAGTTGGTCGTGTCAATATTCTTGCATCTGATGG GGTACAGAAGAATTTCGAAGGGAAACTTGTTGGTGCTGATCGTGCTAAGGATCTTGCTGTCTTGAAAGTAGAAGCACCTGAAACACTCCTTAAACCGATCAGAGTTGGGCAATCAAATTCTCTTAAAGTTGGGCAGCAGTGTTTAGCAATTGGGAACCCGTTTGGTTTTGACCATACCCTTACGGTCGGCGTCATCAGCGGTCTTAACCGCGACATTTTTAGCCAAACCGGTGTCACCATTGGTGGTGGGATTCAAACAGATGCAGCTATTAACCCGGGAAACAG TGGAGGTCCTCTGCTGGATTCAAAAGGGAACTTAATTGGGATCAACACAGCCATATACACACAAACAGGAACATCTGCTGGTGTGGGATTTGCAATACCGTCATCAACTGTATTGAAGATTGTTCCTCAACTAATCCAATTCAGCAAA GTCCTTCGAGCTGGCATTAACATAGAGTTAGCTCCAGATCAAGTAGCTAATCAACTCAATGTTCGCAATGGAGCTCTTGTACTTCAG GTACCTGGAGATAGCCTGGCTGCAAAAGCAGGGTTGCGTCCAACATCCCGTGGTTTTGCTGGTAATATAGTACTTGGAGATATCATTGTTGCAGTTGATGATAAACCC GTGAAAAGCAAAGCTGAGTTGATGAAGGTATTGGATGAGTATAGTGTGGGTGATAAGGTGAAACTAGCGATCAAGAGAGGAAGTGACGATTTGGAGTTACAGATCTCAttggaagagaagagttcatgA
- the LOC106446031 gene encoding uncharacterized protein LOC106446031 has translation MTCKQKLPHYMSSLKKILISSLLFLQNLISPHHACFTLIISLLKPIFILFSSASRGSPVGTDISKFRFLSELEGSDEAKMIEEEEEGISELSKLVFKFEFQTETFEKLSRGGYRSLSEDYGESNILSTSPAVSTAAKKYESPSLVKNLSFVVENPKSATFRIEECLKNREKTEDFSGGSGESLSRVLGSSSTSPVIPTADSKYGSPSPAKNLIYVLENPKAATFTVEKTEDHSVSSTVGKKENSEILRFLTEEDFMESDSDFVDSSQTFTSNEDGFLSDSDFGETSPPEEKGQNRKTANSSGSSSDSEEEEDEEGFESLWEHQNLIEQLKMEMKKVKAIGGLQTILEEEEEDDCPKIMEELKPWRIEDEKRSKHVDTIGEVHKFHRSYRERMRKLDILSFQKSFALGLLQSTNPSTVGSSPSQASFSSVFNLRLWKLKKPETEPLVQFRKETHGELENVYVGHMCLSWEILHWQYEKAIKLLESDVYGSRRYNEVAGEFQQFQVLLQRFLENEPFEEPRVQHYIKKRRVLRNLLQVPVIREDGSKDKRKEKRRDYEESDDGAIKSEQLVEIMEETIRLFWRFVRFDKLTSSIHDHKSRTKSQIEPDHEENSEDLELFADVKAELQNKEKRLKDVLKSERCIIRRFKKHKEEDSTEEQVLHFFSQVDMKLVTRVLNMSKLTKDHLVWCHNKLTKISFVNRRLHLDPSFCLFPC, from the exons ATGACTTGTAAACAAAAGTTACCCCACTATATGTCTTCTCTTAAGAAAATTCTGATCAGTTCCCTTTTGTTTTTACAGAACTTGATCTCACCACATCATGCTTGTTTCACCCTTATCATCTCTTTGCTCAAACCAATATTCATCTTATTCTCCAG TGCTTCAAGAGGTTCACCTGTTGGAACCGACATATCAAAGTTTCGGTTCTTGTCAGAACTTGAAGGATCAGACGAAGCGAAGatgatcgaagaagaagaagaagggatcAGTGAACTGTCGAAATTGGTTTTCAAATTCGAGTTTCAGACGGAAACTTTCGAGAAGTTAAGCAGAGGAGGTTACAGATCGTTAAGTG AGGACTACGGTGAGAGCAATATTTTGTCTACTTCTCCGGCGGTTTCCACGGCGGCGAAGAAATACGAGTCTCCGTCTCTGGTGAAGAATCTCAGTTTCGTTGTGGAAAACCCAAAGTCGGCGACTTTTAGGATTGAAGAGTGTTTGAAGAACCGAGAAAAAACAGAGGATTTCTCCGGCGGTTCCGGTGAGAGTTTGAGCAGGGTTTTAGGCTCTTCTTCTACTTCTCCGGTCATTCCAACGGCGGATAGTAAGTACGGATCACCATCTCCGGCGAAGAATCTCATTTACGTTCTCGAAAACCCAAAGGCGGCGACATTCACGGTTGAAAAAACAGAGGATCACTCTGTTTCTTCCACCGTTGGCAAGAAAGAGAACTCCGAGATACTCCGATTCTTAACCGAGGAAGATTTTATGGAATCGGATTCTGATTTCGTTGACTCGAGTCAAACATTCACAAGCAACGAAGATGGGTTTTTGTCAGATTCCGACTTCGGCGAAACATCACCACCCGAGGAGAAAGGGCAAAATCGTAAAACCGCCAATTCTTCAGGTTCTAGTTCTGACTCGGAGGAAGAAGAGGACGAAGAAGGGTTCGAGAGTTTATGGGAGCATCAAAATTTGATAGAGCAACTcaagatggagatgaagaaagtCAAAGCGATTGGTGGGCTTCAGACAATtcttgaagaggaagaagaagatgattgtCCTAAGATCATGGAGGAGTTAAAGCCATGGAGGATCGAAGACGAGAAGAGGTCTAAACATGTTGATACCATTGGAGAAGTTCATAAGTTCCATCGAAGCTACAGAGAAAGAATGAGAAAACTCGATATCTTGAGTTTTCAAAAGTCCTTTGCTCTTG GGCTTCTTCAATCAACGAACCCCTCGACCGTTGGATCTTCTCCCTCCCAGGCGTCGTTTTCATCAGTTTTCAATCTCCGGTTATGGAAACTGAAGAAACCGGAAACCGAACCATTGGTTCAATTCAGAAAAGAGACTCATGGAGAATTAGAGAACGTATACGTTGGTCACATGTGTTTGTCGTGGGAAATTCTTCACTGGCAATACGAGAAGGCCATTAAATTGCTGGAATCCGACGTGTACGGTTCTCGTCGGTACAACGAAGTCGCCGGAGAGTTTCAACAGTTTCAGGTTTTGCTTCAGAGGTTTCTTGAAAACGAGCCGTTTGAAGAGCCTAGAGTGCAACACTACATCAAGAAACGTCGTGTTCTTCGTAACCTACTTCAAGTCCCGGTTATTCGAG AAGATGGAAGCAAGGACAAGAGGAaggaaaaaagaagagattACGAGGAAAGTGATGACGGTGCGATTAAAAGTGAACAACTTGTGGAGATTATGGAGGAAACCATTCGTTTATTCTGGCGGTTTGTACGTTTTGATAAGTTAACTAGCTCCATTCATGATCATAAATCTAGAACCAAGTCACAGATAGAGCCAGATCATGAAGAAAACTCAGAAGATCTAGAGTTGTTCGCAGATGTTAAAGCAGAGCttcaaaat AAGGAGAAAAGGTTGAAAGATGTGTTGAAGAGCGAGAGATGTATCATAAGAAGATTCAAAAAGCATAAGGAAGAGGATTCAACAGAAGAACAAGTGCTTCATTTCTTCTCACAAGTGGACATGAAACTTGTGACAAGGGTGTTGAACATGTCCAAGCTGACCAAGGATCACTTGGTTTGGTGTCATAATAAGTTGACCAAGATTAGCTTTGTAAATAGAAGGTTACATTTGGATCCTTCCTTTTGTCTCTTCCCTTGTTGA